In Pectobacterium aroidearum, the following are encoded in one genomic region:
- the grxB gene encoding glutaredoxin 2 has product MKLYIYDHCPYCVKARMIFGLKNLPVELQILANDDAATPERLIGQKMVPILQKDDGSHMPESMDIVHFIDNYDRKPLLTGSTNPAITAWLRKVTEYTPRLIIPRFAQAAFEEFASASARQYFINKKEAQRGNFADHLSHSQGLIKKLNNDLQDLDPLIVQPNACNGELSTDDIDLFPLLRSLSIVAGVTPPSRVAAYRDNMAKQTQVTLLSSLAI; this is encoded by the coding sequence ATGAAGCTCTACATTTACGATCACTGTCCCTACTGCGTTAAAGCACGCATGATCTTTGGCCTGAAAAATCTCCCTGTCGAATTACAAATACTGGCGAACGATGACGCCGCGACACCAGAGCGGCTGATCGGTCAGAAAATGGTGCCCATTCTGCAAAAAGACGATGGCAGTCATATGCCTGAAAGCATGGACATTGTTCATTTCATCGATAATTACGACCGCAAGCCGCTGCTGACCGGTTCCACCAATCCCGCCATCACCGCCTGGCTGCGCAAAGTCACCGAATATACGCCGCGTCTGATTATCCCTCGCTTTGCTCAGGCTGCCTTTGAAGAATTTGCCTCCGCTTCCGCCCGGCAATACTTTATTAATAAGAAGGAAGCGCAGCGAGGCAATTTTGCTGACCACTTGAGTCATTCTCAGGGGCTGATTAAGAAATTGAATAATGACTTACAGGATCTCGATCCGCTGATTGTCCAGCCAAACGCCTGCAACGGGGAACTATCAACGGACGATATCGACCTCTTCCCGCTGCTCCGATCGCTGTCTATCGTTGCGGGTGTCACGCCCCCTTCACGCGTTGCAGCCTATCGGGATAACATGGCGAAACAGACTCAGGTCACGCTGCTCAGCAGTCTGGCAATCTAA
- a CDS encoding molecular chaperone has product MNEFSIVCRLLGTLFYRQPQDPLLTPLFTLIKEGKLAQHWPLEQDALLARLQKGLDLPAMAADYQALFDSENGSVSPLRSSYESDADDAEIRTFLQQRGMPLNDGAVGHFGSLLLAASWLEDQAQEDETTAQITLFDEYLLPWSDRFLGKVESHATTAFYRTLAIVCREALEAMRDELGESDDEEDESETEE; this is encoded by the coding sequence ATGAACGAATTTTCTATTGTGTGCCGCCTATTGGGCACGCTGTTTTATCGCCAGCCACAGGATCCTTTGCTGACGCCACTGTTCACGCTGATTAAAGAGGGGAAGCTGGCGCAACATTGGCCGCTGGAGCAGGATGCCTTGTTGGCCCGTTTGCAAAAAGGACTGGATTTACCTGCGATGGCGGCGGACTACCAGGCTCTGTTTGATAGCGAAAACGGCTCCGTTTCGCCGCTGCGTTCGTCCTATGAAAGCGATGCGGATGACGCAGAAATTCGTACCTTTTTGCAACAACGTGGCATGCCGTTAAATGACGGCGCAGTTGGTCATTTTGGTAGCTTACTGCTTGCGGCGTCATGGCTGGAAGATCAGGCACAGGAAGACGAAACGACTGCACAGATTACCTTGTTTGATGAATATCTCTTGCCGTGGAGCGATCGTTTTCTTGGGAAAGTGGAAAGCCATGCGACCACTGCATTTTATCGTACGCTGGCGATCGTGTGTCGTGAGGCGCTAGAAGCCATGCGAGATGAATTGGGTGAAAGCGACGACGAAGAAGACGAGTCAGAAACAGAAGAATAA
- the argS gene encoding arginine--tRNA ligase, translating to MNIQALLSEKVSQALTAAGAPADSEAQIRQSAKAQFGDYQANGVMAVAKKLGMPPRQLAEKVVQLLALEGIAEKTEIAGPGFINIFLDKQWVASQVENALNAPKLGLTPVEPQTIVIDYSAPNVAKEMHVGHLRSTIIGDAAARTLEFLGHNVIRANHVGDWGTQFGMLIAYLEKMQNENASEMDLSDLEAFYREAKKHYDDDADFAERARGYVVKLQGGDEYCRQMWRKLVDITMTQNQINYERLNVTLTKQDVMGESLYNSMLPGIVADLKAKGLAVESEGATVVFLDEYKNKEGEPMGVIIQKKDGGYLYTTTDIACAKYRYETLNADRVLYYIDSRQHQHLMQAWTIVRKAGYVPDSVSLEHHMFGMMLGKDGKPFKTRAGGTIKLSELLDEAYDRALKLIAEKNPQMESDELSALAKVVSIGAIKYADLSKSRTTDYVFDWDNMLAFEGNTAPYMQYAYTRVASIFKRAGIQEDSLTQPITLSDEREFALATRLLQFEETITSVAREGTPHVMCSYLYDLAGLFSGFYEHCPILNAESDDVRQSRLRLALLTAKTLKQGLDTLGIETVEKM from the coding sequence GTGAATATTCAGGCTCTTCTCTCCGAAAAAGTCAGCCAGGCGTTAACCGCCGCGGGCGCGCCAGCAGACAGCGAAGCTCAGATTCGTCAGTCGGCAAAAGCACAGTTTGGTGATTATCAGGCCAATGGCGTCATGGCCGTGGCAAAAAAACTGGGCATGCCGCCGCGACAATTGGCCGAAAAAGTCGTCCAGCTTTTGGCGCTGGAGGGCATTGCGGAAAAAACAGAAATCGCAGGCCCGGGATTTATTAATATTTTTCTCGATAAGCAGTGGGTGGCGAGTCAGGTTGAGAACGCACTGAATGCACCGAAATTAGGTTTAACACCGGTTGAACCACAAACGATCGTGATTGACTACTCTGCCCCCAACGTCGCGAAAGAAATGCACGTCGGCCACCTGCGTTCAACCATTATTGGTGATGCTGCCGCTCGTACGCTGGAGTTTTTAGGTCACAATGTTATTCGTGCCAACCACGTCGGTGACTGGGGTACGCAGTTCGGTATGCTGATTGCCTACCTTGAAAAAATGCAAAACGAAAATGCCAGTGAGATGGACCTGTCCGATCTTGAAGCATTCTATCGTGAAGCGAAGAAACACTACGATGATGACGCTGATTTCGCCGAGCGCGCACGCGGTTACGTAGTGAAGTTGCAAGGCGGTGATGAATATTGCCGTCAGATGTGGCGCAAGCTCGTCGATATCACTATGACGCAGAACCAGATCAACTATGAACGCCTCAATGTTACGCTAACCAAGCAGGATGTGATGGGTGAAAGCCTGTACAACAGCATGCTGCCGGGTATCGTTGCCGACCTGAAAGCAAAAGGTCTGGCGGTAGAAAGTGAAGGCGCAACGGTAGTTTTCCTTGATGAATATAAAAACAAGGAAGGCGAACCGATGGGCGTCATTATCCAGAAAAAGGATGGCGGCTACCTCTACACCACAACGGATATCGCCTGCGCCAAATACCGTTATGAAACCCTGAACGCCGATCGCGTGCTTTACTACATCGACTCCCGCCAGCATCAACATTTAATGCAGGCCTGGACCATCGTGCGTAAAGCTGGCTATGTGCCTGACTCCGTCAGTTTGGAACATCATATGTTCGGCATGATGCTGGGCAAAGACGGCAAGCCATTCAAAACGCGTGCAGGCGGGACGATCAAACTGTCCGAGCTGTTAGATGAAGCCTACGATCGCGCACTGAAACTCATCGCAGAGAAAAATCCACAAATGGAAAGTGATGAGTTAAGCGCGCTGGCGAAAGTGGTCTCCATCGGTGCGATCAAATACGCCGATCTGTCGAAGAGCCGTACGACGGACTATGTCTTCGATTGGGATAACATGCTGGCGTTTGAAGGCAACACGGCACCTTACATGCAATACGCCTACACCCGCGTCGCGTCTATTTTCAAACGTGCGGGAATACAGGAAGACAGCTTAACGCAGCCGATTACGCTGAGCGATGAGCGCGAGTTTGCCCTTGCTACGCGCCTGCTGCAGTTTGAAGAAACCATCACCTCCGTCGCCCGTGAAGGTACTCCACATGTGATGTGTAGCTACCTGTACGATCTGGCGGGTCTGTTCTCTGGTTTCTACGAGCACTGCCCGATCCTCAATGCCGAAAGTGACGACGTGCGTCAGAGCCGTCTGAGACTGGCGCTGCTGACGGCGAAAACGCTGAAGCAAGGTCTGGATACGCTGGGCATCGAAACCGTCGAGAAGATGTAA
- the murJ gene encoding murein biosynthesis integral membrane protein MurJ, producing the protein MNLLKSLAAVSSMTMLSRVLGFVRDAIVARIFGAGMATDAFFVAFKLPNLLRRIFAEGAFSQAFVPILAEYKSQQGEEATRTFLAYVSGMLTLILALVTVAGMVAAPWVIMVTAPGFAATPERFELTSDLLRVTFPYILLISLTSMVGSVLNTWNRFSVPAFAPTLLNVSMIGFSLFAAPYFNPPVMALAWAVLVGGLLQLGYQLPHLKKIGMLVLPRLKWREPSVWRVMKLMGPAVLGVSVSQISLIINTIFASFLSEGAVSWMYYADRLMEFPSGVLGVALGTILLPSLAKSFASGNHDEYSRLMDWGLRLCFLLALPSAVALGILAQPLTVSLFQYGKFSAFDALMTQRALIAYSVGLMGLIVVKVLVPGFYSRQDIKTPVKIAIVTLILTQVMNLIFIGPLQHAGLALSIGLASCLNAGLLYWQLRKQDIFQPQPGWKGFLVRLLVAVIVMSLVLLGMLWWMPAWDDGNMTMRILRLLLVVVAGAGSYFATLALLGFRPRDFARRSV; encoded by the coding sequence ATGAATTTACTTAAATCACTGGCTGCCGTCAGTTCCATGACCATGCTATCGCGCGTCTTAGGGTTCGTGCGCGATGCGATCGTCGCCCGTATTTTTGGTGCCGGCATGGCGACGGATGCTTTCTTTGTGGCATTCAAACTGCCTAACCTGCTCCGCCGTATTTTCGCGGAAGGCGCATTCTCACAGGCGTTTGTGCCTATTCTTGCCGAATATAAAAGCCAGCAGGGTGAAGAGGCCACGCGAACGTTCCTCGCTTATGTTTCCGGTATGCTGACGCTGATTCTGGCGTTGGTCACCGTTGCGGGAATGGTTGCCGCGCCCTGGGTTATTATGGTGACCGCTCCCGGTTTTGCCGCGACGCCAGAGCGCTTCGAACTTACCTCGGATCTGTTAAGAGTCACGTTCCCCTACATCCTGCTGATTTCGCTGACCTCTATGGTGGGGTCGGTGCTCAACACCTGGAACCGTTTCTCGGTGCCAGCGTTTGCCCCGACATTGCTTAACGTCAGTATGATTGGCTTCTCGCTGTTTGCCGCGCCGTATTTTAACCCGCCAGTAATGGCGTTGGCCTGGGCGGTGTTGGTTGGCGGTTTACTGCAACTCGGCTACCAGTTACCGCATCTGAAAAAGATTGGCATGCTGGTATTGCCGCGCCTGAAATGGCGGGAACCGAGCGTCTGGCGAGTCATGAAACTGATGGGGCCTGCGGTTTTGGGTGTCTCGGTAAGCCAGATTTCACTCATTATCAACACTATTTTCGCGTCCTTCCTCAGCGAAGGGGCGGTGTCATGGATGTATTACGCCGATCGACTGATGGAGTTTCCTTCCGGTGTTCTGGGCGTGGCGTTGGGAACGATCTTACTCCCGTCGCTGGCGAAGAGTTTTGCCAGTGGCAATCATGACGAATACTCCCGTCTTATGGATTGGGGGCTCCGCCTGTGTTTCCTGCTGGCGCTGCCGAGTGCGGTTGCATTGGGTATTTTGGCTCAACCGTTAACGGTGTCTTTGTTCCAGTACGGCAAATTTAGCGCCTTTGATGCGCTGATGACTCAGCGGGCGCTGATAGCTTACTCGGTTGGGCTGATGGGATTGATTGTCGTTAAAGTGTTAGTACCTGGCTTTTATTCCCGACAGGATATAAAGACGCCGGTCAAAATCGCGATAGTCACGCTGATTCTGACGCAGGTCATGAACCTGATCTTTATTGGTCCGCTGCAACATGCGGGTCTGGCGTTGTCCATCGGTCTGGCCTCCTGCCTGAATGCCGGGCTGTTGTACTGGCAACTGCGTAAGCAGGATATTTTCCAGCCACAGCCGGGCTGGAAAGGTTTTCTGGTGCGTCTGCTGGTTGCGGTGATCGTGATGTCGCTGGTTTTGCTGGGGATGCTGTGGTGGATGCCCGCGTGGGATGACGGCAATATGACGATGCGAATTCTGCGTTTGCTGCTGGTTGTGGTCGCCGGGGCGGGCTCTTATTTTGCCACGCTGGCGCTGTTGGGATTCCGCCCTCGGGATTTCGCCCGCCGTAGCGTGTAA
- the rimJ gene encoding ribosomal protein S5-alanine N-acetyltransferase, producing the protein MFGYRSTPARVQLTTDRLVVRLAHERDAWRLAEYYSENRDFLKPWEPVRDASHCYPSGWQARLSVINDMHKQGSAYYFLLLDPNENEVYGVANFSNVLRGSFHACYLGYSLGQKWQGQGLMYEALQPAIRYMQRQQHMHRIMANYMPHNQRSGDLLARLGFEREGYAKNYLLIDGKWQDHVLTALTNAEWKSPR; encoded by the coding sequence ATGTTTGGCTACCGTTCAACACCAGCAAGAGTGCAATTGACAACCGACAGGCTGGTGGTGCGTCTTGCCCATGAGCGCGATGCATGGCGTCTGGCTGAATACTATTCTGAGAACCGTGATTTCCTTAAGCCGTGGGAACCTGTGAGAGACGCCAGCCATTGCTACCCATCAGGCTGGCAAGCACGTCTGAGCGTGATTAACGATATGCACAAGCAGGGCAGCGCCTATTATTTCCTCCTGTTGGATCCGAATGAAAACGAAGTGTACGGCGTGGCTAATTTTAGCAACGTACTGCGGGGATCGTTTCACGCCTGCTATCTGGGCTATTCGCTCGGTCAGAAATGGCAGGGGCAGGGGCTGATGTATGAGGCGCTGCAACCAGCAATACGCTATATGCAGCGTCAACAGCACATGCATCGCATCATGGCCAACTACATGCCGCATAACCAGCGTAGCGGAGATTTACTGGCGCGTTTGGGGTTTGAACGTGAGGGCTATGCGAAGAATTATCTGCTCATTGACGGCAAATGGCAGGACCATGTATTAACCGCGCTGACCAACGCAGAGTGGAAGTCTCCGCGTTAA
- a CDS encoding lipoprotein, whose amino-acid sequence MKKSGWMAAAAVLLAFTLSGCNKLTQYTLSEQEVNEYLQKHNDYQKQLGVPGVVDAHIVLTELSSQIGRAEPGKVTLAGNAKVDISSLLGNQAADMKLTLKAQPVFDKTQGAIYLKDMELVDYTVQPEKMQTVMKTLSPYLNQSLKSYFDQKPAYVLNADKSTTESLAKKMAKGIEIKPGQIVILFTD is encoded by the coding sequence ATGAAAAAATCAGGATGGATGGCAGCAGCCGCAGTGTTGCTGGCTTTTACACTCAGCGGCTGTAATAAACTCACGCAATACACGCTCAGTGAACAGGAAGTGAATGAGTACCTACAAAAACACAATGATTACCAGAAACAGTTGGGCGTGCCTGGCGTGGTGGATGCGCATATCGTGCTAACCGAGCTATCCAGCCAGATTGGGCGGGCTGAACCGGGGAAAGTCACGCTTGCGGGCAATGCGAAGGTCGATATTTCATCCCTGTTAGGCAATCAGGCTGCCGATATGAAGTTAACGCTGAAAGCACAGCCAGTATTTGATAAAACGCAGGGCGCGATTTACCTGAAAGACATGGAACTGGTCGATTACACCGTTCAGCCGGAAAAAATGCAGACGGTAATGAAAACCCTAAGCCCTTACCTCAATCAATCGCTAAAAAGCTATTTTGACCAAAAACCGGCTTACGTGTTGAATGCAGATAAGAGCACAACGGAATCGCTGGCGAAGAAGATGGCGAAAGGCATCGAAATCAAACCTGGCCAGATCGTTATCCTGTTTACTGACTAA
- a CDS encoding phosphatase: MYPVDLHMHTVASTHAYSTLHDYIAEAQQKNIRLFAITDHGPDMADAPHYWHFMNMRVWPRLVDGVGILRGIEANIKNIEGDIDCTGPMLDQVDVIIAGFHEPVFPPQDKDTHTAAMIATMARGDAHIISHPGNPKYPVDIRAIAEAAAKYNVALELNNSSFMHSRKGSEPNCRAIAEAVRDAGGLLSLGSDSHIAFSLGDFTHCERILQEVNFPQDQILNVSPRRVLDFLEQRGMPAIAELADL; this comes from the coding sequence ATGTATCCCGTCGATTTACATATGCACACCGTTGCCAGCACGCACGCTTACAGTACCCTGCATGACTACATCGCTGAAGCACAGCAGAAGAATATTCGCCTGTTTGCCATTACCGATCATGGCCCGGATATGGCGGATGCGCCGCATTACTGGCACTTCATGAATATGCGCGTTTGGCCGCGTCTGGTTGATGGCGTCGGTATCCTGCGCGGTATCGAAGCAAATATTAAAAACATTGAAGGCGATATCGACTGTACCGGACCTATGCTGGATCAGGTTGATGTCATTATCGCGGGCTTTCATGAGCCGGTTTTTCCACCACAGGATAAAGATACACATACCGCTGCGATGATCGCGACCATGGCGCGCGGTGACGCGCATATCATTAGTCACCCCGGCAACCCGAAATATCCTGTCGATATCCGTGCAATTGCGGAAGCTGCGGCGAAATACAATGTAGCGCTGGAGCTGAATAACTCCTCTTTCATGCATTCACGCAAAGGCAGCGAACCAAACTGTCGGGCGATTGCTGAAGCCGTGCGTGATGCCGGTGGGTTACTTTCTTTAGGTTCTGATTCCCATATCGCGTTTTCTCTGGGAGACTTTACCCACTGCGAACGTATTTTGCAGGAAGTAAATTTCCCGCAGGATCAGATATTGAATGTAAGCCCTCGGCGCGTGTTGGATTTCCTCGAACAGCGGGGAATGCCTGCTATCGCTGAACTTGCTGATTTGTGA
- a CDS encoding YceH family protein has translation MKYQLDTREARVIGCMLEKQITTPDQYPMSLNGITTACNQKTNREPVMELSESEVQQTLDLLVKKHFLRTLSGFGNRVVKYEHRFCNSEFGDLKLSPAEVALVTTLLLRGPQTPGELRTRAARLYEFSDVSEAESTLEQLQQRDDGPFVVRLAREAGKRESRYRHLFSGDAGDAAAPEQEGAGDNSHQLTERVETLEKEVAELKRQLAALLA, from the coding sequence ATGAAATACCAACTAGATACTCGTGAAGCTCGCGTGATTGGCTGCATGTTGGAAAAGCAAATCACGACCCCGGATCAATACCCGATGTCGTTAAACGGCATCACCACGGCTTGTAATCAGAAAACTAACCGTGAACCCGTGATGGAACTGAGTGAAAGCGAAGTGCAGCAAACGCTGGATTTACTCGTGAAGAAGCATTTTCTGCGCACGCTTAGCGGTTTTGGCAATCGTGTCGTGAAGTATGAACATCGTTTTTGCAACTCTGAATTTGGCGACCTGAAACTCTCACCGGCGGAAGTCGCACTGGTGACGACGCTTCTCCTGCGTGGGCCACAGACGCCAGGTGAACTGCGCACTCGCGCGGCCCGGCTGTATGAGTTTTCAGATGTTAGCGAGGCTGAGTCCACGCTTGAACAGCTGCAACAACGCGACGATGGCCCGTTTGTCGTTCGGCTGGCGCGGGAAGCGGGTAAGCGGGAAAGTCGTTATCGGCACCTTTTCAGCGGCGACGCCGGTGATGCTGCTGCTCCTGAACAAGAAGGGGCGGGCGACAATTCACATCAGTTGACTGAGCGGGTTGAGACGTTAGAAAAAGAGGTCGCGGAACTCAAACGTCAGCTTGCCGCGCTGTTAGCGTAA
- a CDS encoding Gfo/Idh/MocA family oxidoreductase: MKPQIASAERVSEQNIATQRPRIGVIGLGSIAQKAYLPILSQAERWELVGAFSPDQQKTQRICQHYRMTSFSALDELAIQCDAVFVHSSTASHFSVVSQLLKAGVDVYVDKPLAETLEQAEALVELAEQRQKILMVGFNRRFAPCYQQLKQRLDQPASLRMDKHRINGVGPQDVRFTLLDDYLHVVDTALWLVGGDAQLIDGVLHANADGQLLYAEHHFQSGSCQVTTSMHRHAGSQREWVQAVTHGGLYQVDEMREWREDREGVTLRPAVPSWQTTLEQRGFVGAVQHFMAAIEQRKPAETSGNQALLSQRMIEKLLGKS; the protein is encoded by the coding sequence ATGAAGCCTCAGATTGCCTCTGCGGAACGTGTCTCTGAGCAGAACATCGCTACCCAGCGTCCTCGTATCGGCGTTATCGGGTTGGGGTCTATCGCGCAGAAAGCGTATTTGCCGATTCTCAGTCAGGCCGAGCGCTGGGAACTGGTCGGCGCATTTTCTCCTGACCAACAAAAGACGCAGCGGATTTGTCAGCACTATCGAATGACGAGTTTCTCAGCGCTGGATGAGCTGGCTATACAATGTGATGCCGTTTTTGTGCACAGTAGTACCGCCAGCCATTTTTCCGTGGTGAGCCAATTGCTTAAGGCTGGCGTCGATGTTTATGTGGATAAACCGCTGGCAGAGACGCTGGAGCAGGCGGAAGCACTGGTCGAATTAGCAGAGCAACGGCAAAAAATTCTGATGGTCGGCTTTAATCGTCGTTTCGCGCCGTGCTATCAGCAGCTAAAACAGCGGCTGGATCAGCCGGCATCTCTACGTATGGATAAACACCGGATTAATGGTGTTGGGCCACAGGATGTGCGTTTTACTCTGCTGGACGACTATCTACACGTGGTCGATACGGCGCTCTGGCTGGTGGGTGGCGATGCCCAACTGATTGATGGCGTTTTGCATGCTAATGCGGACGGTCAATTGCTGTATGCCGAGCACCATTTCCAGAGCGGTAGCTGTCAGGTGACGACCAGCATGCATCGTCATGCCGGAAGCCAGCGAGAATGGGTTCAGGCCGTGACCCATGGCGGGCTCTATCAGGTGGATGAGATGCGTGAATGGCGTGAAGACCGCGAAGGTGTGACGCTCCGCCCGGCCGTGCCATCCTGGCAAACCACGCTGGAGCAACGTGGGTTTGTCGGTGCAGTGCAGCATTTCATGGCGGCAATTGAACAACGGAAACCAGCGGAAACATCCGGTAACCAGGCGTTGCTGTCGCAGCGCATGATTGAAAAATTGCTGGGAAAAAGCTGA
- the mdtH gene encoding multidrug efflux MFS transporter MdtH, with product MPLMSQARSLGKYFLLLDNMLVVLGFFVVFPLISIRFVDDLGWAALLVGIALGLRQFIQQGLGIFGGAIADRFGAKPMIITGMLLRASGFVFMAIADEPWLLWLSCALSGLGGTLFDPPRTALVIKLIRPQERGRFYSLLMMQDSAGAVIGALIGSWLLQYDFEIVCWTGAVIFVLAAALNAWLLPAYRISTVKTPILEGLTRVIRDRRFLMYVLTLTGYYMLAVQVLLMLPIMVNEIAGTPSAVKWMYAIEAALSLTLLYPIARWSEKRFRLEQRLMAGLFIMSVSMFPIGMTTELQTLLMLICLFYIGSIIAEPARETLSASLADARARGSYMGFSRLGLALGGAIGYSGGGWLFDTGHALNQPELPWFMLGTIGFLTLAALYWQFNQRRIEPAMLGGH from the coding sequence ATGCCTCTGATGTCGCAAGCTCGGAGCTTGGGTAAATATTTTTTATTACTCGATAATATGCTGGTGGTTCTGGGATTCTTTGTTGTCTTCCCCCTTATTTCCATTCGTTTTGTCGACGATCTCGGCTGGGCGGCATTATTAGTCGGTATCGCATTGGGATTGCGTCAGTTTATTCAGCAAGGGCTCGGTATTTTCGGCGGGGCCATTGCTGACCGGTTTGGCGCCAAACCGATGATTATTACCGGGATGCTCCTACGCGCCTCCGGTTTTGTGTTCATGGCAATTGCCGACGAACCCTGGCTGCTTTGGCTATCTTGTGCGCTATCCGGCCTCGGCGGCACACTCTTCGATCCGCCACGCACCGCACTGGTCATCAAATTGATTCGTCCGCAGGAACGCGGCCGTTTTTACTCGCTGTTAATGATGCAGGATAGCGCTGGCGCTGTTATCGGCGCCCTCATTGGTAGTTGGTTGCTCCAGTACGATTTTGAGATCGTCTGCTGGACGGGGGCGGTCATCTTCGTACTCGCGGCGGCGCTCAATGCCTGGCTGCTGCCAGCCTATCGCATCTCAACAGTCAAGACACCAATACTGGAAGGCCTCACGCGCGTTATTCGCGACCGCCGTTTCCTGATGTATGTGTTAACGCTAACGGGTTACTACATGTTGGCCGTGCAGGTTCTGTTGATGTTGCCGATTATGGTCAACGAAATCGCCGGAACACCGTCTGCGGTGAAATGGATGTACGCCATTGAAGCAGCGCTGTCGCTGACGCTGTTATACCCTATCGCCCGCTGGAGCGAGAAGCGCTTCCGGCTGGAACAGCGTCTGATGGCAGGGCTGTTCATTATGTCCGTCAGTATGTTCCCTATCGGGATGACGACAGAGCTGCAAACCCTGCTGATGCTGATCTGCCTGTTTTACATTGGATCGATTATCGCCGAACCCGCGCGTGAAACCCTGAGCGCCTCGCTGGCGGATGCCAGAGCCAGAGGCAGCTATATGGGGTTCAGTCGGCTTGGGTTGGCGCTCGGCGGCGCGATTGGCTACAGCGGCGGCGGTTGGCTATTCGATACCGGACATGCGTTGAACCAGCCAGAACTGCCGTGGTTTATGCTCGGCACTATCGGGTTCCTGACGTTAGCCGCATTGTATTGGCAGTTCAATCAACGTCGCATCGAGCCTGCCATGCTAGGTGGTCATTAG